A window of the Halobacterium hubeiense genome harbors these coding sequences:
- a CDS encoding PAS domain S-box protein has product MAAGTTATGGSIRVLHVDDDAFGDLASTYLERVNARLDVTTVTSTTDALDRLAARDYDCVVSDYDMPEQNGIEFLEAVREDNPDLPFVLFTGKGSEEVASDAISAGVTDYLQKETGTEQYAVLANRVENAVEKRRSERALDERNRRLETLISNLPGMVYRCRNEPDWPMEYVGGECEQLTGYAAATLEAGDVVWGEEIIHPDDREATWDAVQDALDAGEHFEVTYRIRTRCGNRKHVWERGRGIYDADGDLRGIEGFITDITQQRERQHRLERNTERLEALFENSPDMVNIHDADGVIVDANERICEELGYAHDELVGKTVWDVDATTDRDSVLQMESAMERGDVRRFEAEFERADGSTFPVEVHLAKLAVAGEHQFLAISRDVSEREAREAELRRLKRQYETVFENAQDGLFLLEVVEDGDDAEFVYRQLNPAHEAMSGLSAEDIIGKTGREAFDGGLGEQTTSYHRECYERREPVQFEEVFEFPAGDIVVSGTVSPVVVDGEVTHLVGVTRDVTEFKERERALRRERDRLEEFADILSHDLRNPLNVAEGNLELVRERRDSDRLQTVADAHDRMRTLIDDVLALARHGRTATDLDDVRLDAAAERAWATVETETATLVADSGLTVRADEGRLAQLLENLFRNSVEHAAENPPEDCVTVRVGDLADGSGFYVEDDGRGIPDGDRERVFEYAYSTTDDGTGLGLSIVAELVDAHGWSVEVTDGEAGGTRFDITGVETAE; this is encoded by the coding sequence ATGGCCGCCGGGACGACCGCGACGGGCGGGTCGATACGCGTCCTCCACGTGGACGACGACGCGTTCGGCGACCTCGCCAGCACGTACCTCGAACGCGTCAACGCGCGCCTCGACGTCACGACGGTGACCAGCACGACGGACGCGCTCGACCGCCTCGCCGCGCGGGACTACGACTGCGTGGTCTCCGACTACGACATGCCCGAGCAGAACGGCATCGAGTTCCTCGAAGCCGTCCGCGAAGACAATCCCGACCTCCCGTTCGTCCTCTTCACCGGGAAGGGCAGCGAGGAGGTCGCCAGCGACGCGATTTCCGCCGGCGTCACCGACTACCTCCAGAAGGAGACCGGCACCGAGCAGTACGCGGTGCTCGCGAACCGCGTGGAGAACGCCGTCGAGAAACGCCGCTCGGAGCGCGCCCTCGACGAGCGGAACCGCCGCCTCGAAACACTCATCAGCAACCTCCCCGGGATGGTGTACCGGTGTCGGAACGAACCCGACTGGCCGATGGAGTACGTTGGCGGCGAGTGCGAGCAGCTCACGGGCTACGCGGCGGCCACGCTCGAAGCCGGCGACGTGGTCTGGGGCGAGGAAATCATCCACCCCGACGACCGCGAGGCGACGTGGGACGCGGTGCAGGACGCCCTCGACGCGGGCGAGCACTTCGAGGTCACGTACCGCATCCGGACGCGGTGTGGCAACCGCAAGCACGTCTGGGAGCGCGGCCGCGGCATCTACGACGCCGACGGCGACCTGCGGGGCATCGAGGGGTTCATCACGGACATCACCCAGCAGCGCGAGCGCCAGCACCGCCTCGAACGCAACACCGAGCGCCTCGAAGCCCTCTTCGAGAACTCCCCGGACATGGTGAACATCCACGACGCCGACGGCGTCATCGTCGACGCTAACGAGCGCATCTGCGAGGAACTCGGCTACGCGCACGACGAACTCGTCGGGAAGACCGTCTGGGACGTGGACGCGACGACCGACCGCGACTCGGTACTCCAGATGGAGTCCGCGATGGAGCGCGGCGACGTCCGCCGCTTCGAGGCCGAGTTCGAGCGCGCGGACGGCTCGACGTTCCCGGTCGAAGTCCACCTCGCGAAGCTGGCGGTCGCCGGCGAGCACCAGTTCCTCGCCATCAGCCGCGACGTCAGCGAGCGCGAGGCCCGCGAGGCCGAGCTCCGCCGGCTGAAACGCCAGTACGAGACCGTCTTCGAGAACGCGCAGGACGGCCTGTTCCTGCTGGAGGTCGTCGAGGACGGCGACGACGCCGAGTTCGTCTACCGCCAGCTCAACCCCGCCCACGAGGCGATGAGCGGGCTCTCCGCGGAAGACATAATCGGGAAGACCGGCCGGGAGGCCTTCGACGGCGGCCTCGGCGAGCAGACCACGTCGTACCACCGCGAGTGCTACGAGCGCCGCGAGCCCGTCCAGTTCGAGGAGGTCTTCGAGTTCCCCGCCGGCGACATCGTCGTCTCCGGCACCGTCTCGCCGGTCGTCGTCGACGGCGAGGTCACGCACCTCGTCGGCGTCACCCGGGACGTCACGGAGTTCAAGGAGCGCGAGCGCGCGCTCCGCCGCGAGCGCGACCGCTTAGAGGAGTTCGCGGACATCCTCAGCCACGACCTCCGTAACCCCCTGAACGTCGCGGAGGGGAACCTCGAACTCGTCCGCGAGCGCCGCGACAGCGACCGCCTCCAGACGGTCGCGGACGCCCACGATCGGATGCGCACGCTCATCGACGACGTCCTCGCGCTCGCGCGGCACGGCCGGACCGCGACCGACCTCGACGACGTGCGGCTGGACGCCGCCGCCGAACGCGCGTGGGCGACCGTGGAGACGGAGACGGCGACGCTCGTCGCGGACTCGGGGCTGACGGTGCGCGCCGACGAAGGCCGCCTCGCCCAGCTACTGGAGAACCTCTTCCGGAACTCGGTCGAACACGCCGCCGAGAACCCGCCGGAGGACTGCGTGACGGTCCGCGTCGGCGACCTCGCGGACGGGTCGGGGTTCTACGTCGAGGACGACGGCCGCGGCATCCCGGACGGCGACCGCGAGCGCGTCTTCGAGTACGCCTACTCGACGACCGACGACGGCACCGGGCTCGGCCTCAGCATCGTCGCGGAACTCGTCGACGCCCACGGCTGGAGCGTCGAAGTGACCGACGGCGAGGCGGGCGGCACGCGATTCGATATTACGGGCGTCGAAACCGCAGAATAG
- the dph2 gene encoding diphthamide biosynthesis enzyme Dph2, giving the protein MSHEETRSAGDLRNTGLSLKHDRTWDYELDRIVEAVEERDAEKVGLQFPEGLKRSAPGVADDLRKLLPDDTRVLISGQPCYGACDLDTYMMRRTDVFVHFGHSPMKESEKIIYVPLFSNVDVEPIMEQSLEKLEVGDVGLVTTAQHMNLFPEMKEWLTERGFEVHTRKGDDRLTHEGQVLGCNYASADIDADQVLYVGGGKFHPLGLAMEHPEKKVVIADPVNNSVSVADTEKFLKQRYATVHKAMDAEKWGVIFCTKIGQGRWDQANEIVENNDNAYLITMDEVTPDRLRNFDMDAFVNTGCPRITTDDGPQFHKPMLTPGEYEIAVGNKPLDELSFDTFHGTW; this is encoded by the coding sequence ATGAGTCACGAAGAGACGCGTTCGGCGGGAGACCTCCGGAACACCGGACTCTCCCTGAAACACGACCGGACGTGGGACTACGAACTCGACCGCATCGTGGAGGCGGTCGAGGAGCGCGACGCGGAGAAGGTCGGCCTGCAGTTCCCCGAGGGACTGAAGCGCAGCGCACCCGGGGTCGCCGACGACCTCCGGAAGCTCCTCCCCGACGACACGCGCGTGCTGATTTCGGGGCAGCCGTGTTACGGCGCCTGCGACCTCGACACGTACATGATGCGGCGGACGGACGTCTTCGTCCACTTCGGGCACTCCCCGATGAAGGAGTCCGAGAAGATCATCTACGTGCCGCTGTTCTCGAACGTCGACGTCGAGCCCATCATGGAGCAGTCCCTCGAGAAGCTGGAGGTCGGGGACGTCGGGCTCGTCACGACCGCCCAGCACATGAACCTCTTCCCGGAGATGAAAGAGTGGCTGACCGAGCGCGGCTTCGAGGTCCACACGCGGAAAGGCGACGACCGCCTCACTCACGAGGGGCAGGTGCTGGGCTGTAACTACGCGAGCGCGGACATCGACGCCGACCAGGTGCTGTACGTCGGCGGCGGGAAGTTCCACCCGCTCGGGCTCGCGATGGAGCACCCCGAGAAGAAGGTCGTCATCGCCGACCCCGTGAACAACTCCGTCTCAGTCGCGGACACCGAGAAGTTCCTCAAGCAGCGCTACGCCACCGTCCACAAGGCGATGGACGCCGAGAAGTGGGGCGTCATCTTCTGCACGAAAATCGGGCAGGGGCGCTGGGACCAGGCCAACGAGATCGTGGAGAACAACGACAACGCCTACCTCATCACGATGGACGAGGTGACGCCGGACCGCCTCCGGAACTTCGACATGGACGCGTTCGTGAACACGGGCTGTCCGCGCATAACGACCGACGACGGCCCGCAGTTCCACAAGCCGATGCTGACCCCCGGCGAGTACGAGATTGCGGTGGGCAACAAGCCCCTCGACGAGCTCTCGTTCGACACGTTCCACGGCACCTGGTAG
- a CDS encoding ABC transporter substrate-binding protein — MSGNGLDNTGENRDTRHSSASRRAFLGAAGTAGASALAGCTGMLGDSGGPQTLRVTVWSGNYVERFEEAIRPIFESRFDAELELVSGWNSLLAKIKSAPADDPPFDVTVACEPIYYNGRSQDLFEELRYEDHIPNIDNVIQHYKDIRPYSHGAPVDGAPLSILYNTDLEEPVETWSDFTSFVVQQSNGVGVDSGFWIYPLLAAGVGTDAAPGAQELYEEQHHDALMDTIEAWPIEGWASSGTDVWQQFQNGIVDAAQWYFDQVYYDMEDHPNVEFAMPEQNAGWMNNWAVVRGTDKRQLGEEFINMLLDPEVQSKWAEDHPLFFTTSGMSYPDDLAQYLPTTAEEAEQWSIPQWEEVAPYSEQFSNKFKQMKNQ, encoded by the coding sequence ATGTCAGGCAACGGCCTGGACAACACGGGCGAGAATCGAGACACTAGACACAGCTCTGCGAGCCGCCGAGCGTTCCTCGGTGCGGCCGGGACCGCCGGTGCGAGCGCGCTCGCGGGCTGCACAGGGATGCTCGGCGATAGCGGCGGACCGCAGACGCTCCGCGTTACAGTCTGGAGCGGCAACTACGTCGAGCGCTTCGAGGAAGCCATCCGTCCCATCTTCGAGTCCCGGTTCGACGCCGAGCTCGAGTTGGTCTCCGGGTGGAACTCGCTGCTCGCGAAGATCAAGTCAGCGCCCGCCGACGACCCGCCGTTCGACGTGACGGTCGCATGCGAACCCATCTACTACAACGGCCGGTCGCAGGACCTCTTCGAGGAGCTCCGGTACGAGGACCACATCCCGAACATCGACAACGTCATTCAGCACTACAAGGACATCCGTCCGTACTCCCACGGCGCCCCCGTCGACGGCGCGCCGCTGAGCATCCTCTACAACACGGACCTCGAGGAGCCCGTGGAGACCTGGAGTGACTTCACCAGCTTCGTCGTCCAGCAATCTAACGGCGTCGGCGTCGACTCCGGGTTCTGGATCTATCCGCTGCTGGCCGCCGGCGTCGGCACGGACGCCGCACCCGGCGCACAGGAACTCTACGAAGAACAGCACCACGACGCGCTCATGGACACCATCGAAGCGTGGCCCATCGAGGGGTGGGCGTCCTCCGGGACGGACGTCTGGCAGCAGTTCCAGAACGGCATCGTCGACGCCGCACAGTGGTACTTCGACCAGGTCTACTACGACATGGAGGACCACCCGAACGTCGAGTTCGCGATGCCCGAGCAGAACGCCGGCTGGATGAACAACTGGGCGGTCGTCCGCGGCACGGACAAGCGCCAGCTCGGCGAGGAGTTCATCAACATGCTCCTCGACCCCGAAGTTCAGAGCAAGTGGGCCGAAGACCACCCGCTGTTCTTCACCACGTCGGGGATGTCCTACCCCGACGACCTCGCGCAGTACCTCCCGACCACCGCCGAGGAGGCCGAGCAGTGGTCGATTCCGCAGTGGGAGGAAGTCGCGCCCTACTCCGAGCAGTTCTCGAACAAGTTCAAGCAGATGAAAAACCAGTAA
- a CDS encoding ABC transporter ATP-binding protein — MASVTLADLTKEYGDLTAVDGLDLDVDDGELLCLLGPSGCGKSTTLRMLGGLETPTDGDVYIGDDRVTDEPPYERDTSMVFQSWALFPHKSVIENVAFGLKMDGVGEAARRERARDVLDVVEMGEFADADPEDLSGGQKQRVALARSLAIEPDVLLLDEPLSNLDKRLREQMQLELRNIHDEVETTFVHVTHDQNEAFTLADSIAIMNDGDVEQVGEPREVYDDPVSLFVEEFLGDTNLVDARVESEIDGGVVAATEFDESIEVPTAGGDVAAGDPLTISFRPEELDVSRAAADGGQSAAVASEDVTTSLEGTITDVLYRGSSVRFYVEIGETSVFFEQSVGDQSDFEVGEPVVVSWDPADLLVFSAGERVGRGGS, encoded by the coding sequence ATGGCTTCCGTCACACTCGCCGACCTGACCAAGGAGTACGGCGACCTGACTGCCGTGGACGGCCTCGACCTCGACGTAGACGACGGCGAGCTACTGTGCCTGCTCGGGCCGTCAGGCTGCGGGAAGTCCACGACCCTGCGGATGCTCGGCGGCCTCGAGACGCCGACCGACGGCGACGTCTACATCGGCGACGACCGCGTCACCGACGAGCCGCCGTACGAGCGGGACACCTCGATGGTGTTCCAGTCGTGGGCGCTGTTCCCGCACAAGAGCGTCATCGAGAACGTCGCGTTCGGCTTGAAGATGGACGGCGTCGGCGAGGCCGCACGCCGCGAGCGCGCCCGCGACGTCCTCGACGTCGTCGAGATGGGGGAGTTCGCGGACGCCGACCCCGAGGACCTCTCCGGCGGTCAGAAGCAGCGCGTCGCGCTCGCGCGGTCGCTGGCCATCGAACCGGACGTCCTCCTGCTCGACGAGCCGCTGTCGAACCTCGACAAGCGGCTGCGCGAGCAGATGCAGCTCGAGCTCCGCAACATCCACGACGAGGTCGAGACGACGTTCGTCCACGTTACCCACGACCAGAACGAGGCGTTCACGCTCGCGGACAGCATCGCCATCATGAACGACGGCGACGTCGAACAGGTCGGCGAGCCGCGGGAGGTCTACGACGACCCCGTGAGCCTGTTCGTCGAGGAGTTCCTCGGCGACACGAACCTCGTGGACGCGCGCGTCGAGTCCGAAATCGACGGCGGCGTCGTCGCAGCCACCGAATTCGACGAGTCCATCGAGGTACCGACGGCGGGCGGCGACGTCGCCGCCGGCGACCCGCTGACCATCTCGTTCCGACCGGAGGAACTCGACGTCTCCCGGGCCGCCGCCGACGGCGGGCAGTCCGCCGCGGTCGCGTCCGAGGACGTGACGACCTCCCTCGAGGGTACCATCACGGACGTCCTCTACCGCGGTTCGTCGGTCCGGTTCTACGTCGAAATCGGGGAGACGAGCGTCTTCTTCGAGCAGAGCGTCGGGGACCAGTCGGACTTCGAGGTCGGCGAACCGGTCGTCGTCTCGTGGGACCCCGCGGACTTGCTCGTCTTCTCGGCGGGTGAACGCGTCGGGCGAGGTGGGTCGTGA
- a CDS encoding ABC transporter permease, with protein sequence MGALADESMFAWFGERIKRRDSTSVFLLAPLAAFELVFFVVPFLILVRMSFNAQPETGFYETGWTLAAYGDILASDLYQQMILFSFKLGVIATVVAVALALFYAYAAYRADGLTKSILLFSIILPLLTTLVVKTYAWRPLLAPNGVLNDLLLSAGLIGSRIQFAPSLFGTVVGQVYIVFPYAVLAIYSVLSTLDWDVVEAARDLGASRPRSFAEVVLPEVLPGVAVATVVSFAWSVGAYAAPSQLGTGSQTTFAMEIGNLMLTNFNWPVGAAFALLMLAAMLASSLAVIRLLTGSIGGVQDV encoded by the coding sequence ATGGGGGCGCTGGCCGACGAGTCGATGTTCGCGTGGTTCGGCGAACGCATCAAGCGCAGGGACTCCACGTCGGTGTTCCTGCTCGCGCCGCTCGCGGCATTCGAGCTGGTGTTCTTCGTCGTGCCCTTCCTCATCCTCGTGCGGATGAGCTTCAACGCCCAGCCGGAGACGGGGTTCTACGAGACCGGGTGGACGCTCGCCGCGTACGGCGACATCCTCGCGTCGGACCTCTACCAGCAGATGATACTGTTCTCGTTCAAGCTCGGCGTCATCGCGACGGTCGTCGCGGTGGCGCTCGCGTTGTTCTACGCGTACGCCGCCTACCGCGCGGACGGCTTGACGAAGTCGATTCTGCTGTTCTCGATTATCCTCCCGCTGCTGACGACGCTGGTCGTGAAGACGTACGCGTGGCGGCCGCTGCTCGCGCCGAACGGCGTCCTCAACGACTTGCTGCTCTCGGCGGGACTCATCGGGAGCCGAATCCAGTTCGCGCCGTCGCTGTTCGGCACCGTCGTCGGCCAAGTGTACATCGTCTTCCCGTACGCCGTCCTCGCAATCTACAGCGTGCTGTCGACGCTGGACTGGGACGTCGTCGAAGCCGCACGGGACCTCGGCGCGTCCCGGCCGCGGTCGTTCGCCGAGGTCGTCCTCCCCGAGGTACTCCCCGGGGTCGCGGTCGCGACGGTCGTCTCGTTCGCGTGGAGCGTCGGCGCGTACGCGGCGCCCTCCCAGCTCGGGACGGGCTCGCAGACGACGTTCGCCATGGAAATCGGGAACCTCATGCTCACGAACTTCAACTGGCCGGTCGGCGCGGCGTTCGCCCTCCTGATGCTGGCCGCGATGCTCGCGTCGTCGCTCGCGGTGATTCGCCTGCTCACCGGCTCTATCGGGGGTGTCCAGGATGTCTGA
- a CDS encoding ABC transporter permease, whose amino-acid sequence MSEAVSRERVEDVLFRAGYWLVLAVLMLPIVVVFVTSFQQSSYLTFPPSGFTLEWYATFLGSEEWLSAVRDSVLIGVGSSLLATVLGVTGSLAVQRSDSWASRVLPPIVLLPLLIPPVVLGLTLLIYFNRIGLTNSYVNIVVAHALWATPLVFFIMQSVFARFDWNLRDAGMDLGARPGRVFYHVTLPNVRSGVVISTVVAFIVSLQEFIMALFLKSFEVQTVPVLAWTSLQSSLTPMVSVVSAFLVLASIVGVLLSAAVMNLEWLAEQL is encoded by the coding sequence ATGTCTGAGGCTGTCTCCCGCGAGCGGGTCGAGGACGTCCTGTTCCGCGCGGGCTACTGGCTCGTGCTCGCCGTGCTCATGCTCCCCATCGTCGTCGTCTTCGTGACGTCGTTCCAGCAGTCGTCGTACCTGACGTTCCCGCCGAGCGGCTTCACGCTCGAGTGGTACGCGACGTTCCTCGGAAGTGAGGAGTGGCTGAGCGCGGTTCGGGACAGCGTCCTCATCGGCGTCGGTTCGTCCCTGCTCGCCACCGTCCTCGGCGTCACCGGGTCGCTGGCCGTCCAGCGGTCGGACTCGTGGGCGTCCCGCGTCCTCCCGCCGATCGTCCTGCTGCCGCTGCTCATCCCGCCGGTCGTACTCGGGCTCACCCTCCTCATCTACTTCAACCGCATCGGGCTCACGAACAGCTACGTCAACATCGTCGTCGCGCACGCCCTCTGGGCGACGCCGCTCGTGTTCTTCATCATGCAGTCGGTGTTCGCGCGCTTCGACTGGAATCTCCGGGACGCCGGCATGGACCTCGGCGCGCGACCCGGCCGCGTCTTCTACCACGTCACCCTGCCGAACGTCCGCAGCGGCGTCGTCATCTCGACGGTCGTGGCGTTCATCGTCAGCCTCCAGGAGTTCATCATGGCGCTGTTCCTGAAGTCCTTCGAGGTCCAGACCGTCCCCGTGCTCGCGTGGACCTCCCTCCAGTCCTCGCTCACGCCGATGGTCAGCGTCGTCTCCGCGTTCCTCGTGCTCGCGTCCATCGTCGGCGTGTTGCTCTCGGCGGCCGTGATGAACCTCGAGTGGCTGGCCGAACAGCTGTAG
- a CDS encoding YlbF family regulator yields the protein MSVDSDSAATTGTANADDIARQLGEAIEQSPEYQRYEETKAAVEESEEVQERISEFEDLRQEFMLARQTGDATQEDAKKVEDAQKRLHDHPVMAEHLDAQDELEAKFEFLNDLISEPLDVDFVGESGACCQD from the coding sequence ATGAGCGTCGACTCCGACTCCGCGGCCACGACCGGCACCGCGAACGCCGACGACATCGCGCGCCAGCTCGGCGAAGCCATCGAGCAGTCCCCCGAGTACCAGCGCTACGAGGAGACGAAGGCCGCCGTCGAGGAAAGCGAGGAAGTACAGGAGCGCATCAGCGAGTTCGAGGACCTCCGCCAGGAGTTCATGCTCGCGCGTCAGACCGGCGACGCCACCCAGGAGGACGCCAAGAAGGTCGAGGACGCCCAGAAGCGCCTCCACGACCACCCGGTGATGGCCGAGCACCTCGACGCGCAGGACGAACTGGAAGCCAAGTTCGAGTTCCTCAACGACCTCATCTCGGAGCCGCTGGACGTCGACTTCGTCGGCGAGTCCGGCGCGTGCTGTCAGGACTGA
- a CDS encoding MBL fold metallo-hydrolase, with the protein MVHSDWGDWLPTAIEAANPDGVAVWYLGCNGFVLKGEDGTTLFIDPYLGTGDPPRTIRMIPVPFDPRDVTEADAVLATHEHVDHVHGPSQAPILAETGAQFYAPDDSVAVARGEEAWDDNYAVDTAQYNEIEEGDSFEVGEFTVHVEPAHDPDATHPVSYVVEHDAGTIFHGGDTKPSDEFARVGSEYDIDLGIMAFGTVGNVPDKETREPKRTRWYNDENQIVEAASDLQVDRLLPSHWDMWKGLTADPKVLHHHAKSFTHPRRLEVVEIGDRVDVTGE; encoded by the coding sequence ATGGTCCACTCCGATTGGGGCGACTGGCTGCCGACGGCAATCGAGGCGGCGAACCCCGACGGCGTCGCGGTCTGGTATCTGGGTTGCAACGGCTTCGTGCTGAAGGGCGAGGACGGGACGACGCTGTTCATCGACCCCTACCTCGGGACGGGTGACCCGCCGCGCACGATTCGGATGATTCCGGTGCCGTTCGACCCGCGGGACGTCACCGAGGCCGACGCCGTGCTCGCCACCCACGAGCACGTCGACCACGTCCACGGCCCGAGTCAGGCGCCGATTCTCGCGGAGACGGGCGCGCAGTTCTACGCGCCCGACGACTCCGTGGCGGTCGCGCGCGGCGAGGAGGCGTGGGACGACAACTACGCCGTGGACACCGCCCAGTACAACGAAATCGAGGAAGGGGACAGCTTCGAGGTCGGCGAGTTCACGGTCCACGTCGAACCCGCCCACGACCCCGACGCCACCCATCCCGTCTCGTACGTCGTCGAGCACGACGCTGGCACGATTTTCCACGGCGGCGACACCAAGCCCAGCGACGAGTTCGCGCGCGTCGGCAGCGAATACGACATCGACCTCGGTATCATGGCGTTCGGCACGGTCGGCAACGTCCCGGACAAGGAGACCCGGGAGCCGAAGCGCACGCGCTGGTACAACGACGAGAACCAGATTGTGGAGGCCGCCAGCGACCTGCAGGTCGACCGCCTGCTGCCCTCCCACTGGGACATGTGGAAGGGCCTGACGGCGGACCCGAAAGTCCTCCACCACCACGCCAAGAGCTTCACGCACCCGCGCCGGCTGGAGGTCGTGGAAATCGGCGACCGCGTGGACGTGACAGGCGAGTAA
- a CDS encoding helix-turn-helix transcriptional regulator → MNRQTGSGLAEAAVETLQERYEFLDAVRERPRDKRALVAATDVSRSTVDRALRDLESHGLVERDGGEYRATTYGDLLAGEFASLLDTAAAAWEIRDVLEKIPTDELGFELSRLADADVTTPTSADPTAPMQRVVELKRGATRVRSLASGRSPGALDAHEEAAEHGDHHFASVCSTDLLAWLASDPERREQVAGLLDADSVDVYAYDGDIPFPVGITEDVVFFGVESEEGAPVALVETTDERVREWAIEAFETRREAATELERGDLADYAADSEN, encoded by the coding sequence ATGAACCGACAGACTGGCAGCGGCCTCGCCGAGGCGGCCGTCGAAACCCTACAGGAGCGCTACGAGTTTCTCGACGCCGTCCGCGAGCGCCCGCGGGATAAGCGCGCGCTGGTCGCCGCGACCGACGTCTCCCGCTCGACGGTCGACCGCGCGCTCCGCGACCTGGAGAGCCACGGCCTCGTCGAGCGCGACGGCGGCGAGTACCGCGCGACGACGTACGGCGACCTGCTCGCCGGCGAGTTCGCGTCCCTGCTGGACACCGCGGCCGCGGCGTGGGAGATTCGGGACGTCCTCGAGAAGATTCCCACCGACGAACTCGGCTTCGAGCTGTCGCGGCTCGCGGACGCCGACGTCACCACGCCGACGAGCGCGGACCCGACCGCGCCGATGCAGCGCGTGGTCGAACTGAAGCGCGGCGCCACGCGCGTGCGGTCGCTGGCGTCCGGCCGCAGCCCGGGCGCGCTCGACGCCCACGAGGAAGCCGCCGAACACGGCGACCACCACTTCGCGTCGGTGTGCTCGACGGACCTCCTCGCGTGGCTGGCCAGCGACCCGGAGCGCCGCGAGCAGGTCGCCGGGCTCCTCGACGCCGACAGCGTCGACGTCTACGCCTACGACGGCGACATCCCGTTCCCCGTCGGCATCACCGAGGACGTCGTCTTCTTCGGGGTCGAATCCGAGGAGGGCGCGCCGGTCGCGCTCGTGGAGACGACCGACGAGCGCGTCCGCGAGTGGGCAATCGAGGCCTTCGAGACGCGCCGCGAGGCGGCGACCGAACTCGAACGCGGCGATCTCGCGGACTACGCGGCCGACAGCGAGAACTGA